The Planctomycetia bacterium genome includes a region encoding these proteins:
- a CDS encoding isocitrate/isopropylmalate family dehydrogenase — protein sequence MPPAPRRHRIAVYPGDGIGQEVIDQAIRVLDQVQSFEPGLKLEYTWLPWGVNYHRKHGRVAPADFLDQLRGQDAILLGAVGWPAELPDHVTLAPLVELRQRFDQYACVRPAKLFPGLKSVLASKKSGDIDLIVVRENSEGEYVNNGGRFKIGQPEEFALQTAIHTRRGIERILHFGFQLARTRRRKLTMITKSNAMRYSYVLWDEILDEITPQYIDVVTDKQHADAAVMNFVRWPEAFDVVVASNLFGDLLTDLGGVLGGGLGLAPSANLNPERTFPSMFEPVHGSAPDIAGKGIANPTAAMLSAAMMLDWLQEPSAAARIRRAVEQCLAEGERTPDLGGRLTTSEMGDRILAALNSA from the coding sequence ATGCCCCCCGCGCCTCGTCGTCATCGCATCGCCGTCTACCCCGGCGACGGCATTGGCCAGGAAGTGATCGATCAGGCGATCCGCGTACTTGACCAAGTCCAGTCGTTCGAACCTGGCCTGAAGCTCGAATACACCTGGCTTCCCTGGGGCGTGAACTACCACCGCAAGCACGGCCGCGTCGCGCCGGCGGATTTCCTCGATCAACTCCGCGGACAGGATGCGATCTTGCTGGGCGCGGTGGGCTGGCCAGCCGAGCTACCGGATCATGTGACGCTCGCGCCGCTCGTGGAACTCCGCCAGCGCTTCGATCAATACGCCTGCGTGCGCCCCGCAAAGTTGTTTCCCGGGTTGAAAAGCGTGCTGGCCTCCAAAAAGAGCGGCGACATCGACCTGATCGTCGTGCGCGAGAACTCCGAAGGGGAATACGTCAACAACGGCGGACGGTTCAAGATCGGCCAGCCGGAAGAATTCGCGCTGCAAACGGCCATTCACACGCGGCGCGGCATTGAGCGCATCCTGCACTTCGGCTTTCAGCTCGCGCGAACACGGCGGCGCAAGCTGACGATGATCACCAAGTCGAACGCCATGCGCTATAGCTACGTATTGTGGGATGAAATCCTCGACGAGATTACGCCGCAATACATCGACGTCGTCACCGACAAGCAACACGCCGACGCAGCAGTGATGAATTTCGTCCGCTGGCCGGAGGCGTTCGATGTCGTCGTCGCTTCCAACCTGTTCGGCGATCTACTGACCGATCTGGGCGGCGTCCTCGGCGGCGGCTTGGGACTCGCGCCAAGCGCCAATCTCAATCCAGAGCGCACGTTCCCCTCAATGTTCGAGCCGGTCCACGGGTCCGCGCCGGATATCGCCGGCAAAGGCATCGCCAACCCCACGGCTGCAATGTTAAGCGCCGCCATGATGCTCGACTGGCTCCAGGAACCCAGCGCCGCGGCGCGCATCCGCCGCGCCGTCGAACAATGCCTGGCAGAAGGCGAACGCACGCCCGACCTCGGCGGCCGCCTCACCACGAGCGAAATGGGCGACCGGATTCTCGCGGCGCTTAATTCCGCGTAG
- a CDS encoding phosphatidylserine decarboxylase has protein sequence MNHTNSSQRAELEPLPVNIPSVQPGGGVCYQIELAWGRVRRWYLKTFRKAYVVRMAKLRHGDPTGCPHEVLDPRDLKYFRNQCTASWPVSDDPFQWRERVPFARWGLCELQLMAYPLALVTIIAASTFRRTYVPFYLIAPVTCVICGLIVWFFRDPERAIPQEPSLFVSPADGKVVDITRLEYDGYIDGPTVRIGLFLSIFNVHVNRAPAAARVTALRYFPGQFISALNPASAVENEAMWIGMEEEKPPYRRFAVRQIAGQFARRIVCELRPGESVTRGHKFGMIKLGSRTELYLPATEGLEIIAQLGQKVCAGADVLAKYQT, from the coding sequence ATGAACCACACGAATTCGTCTCAGCGCGCCGAGTTGGAACCGCTGCCTGTCAACATTCCGAGCGTGCAGCCCGGCGGCGGCGTTTGCTATCAGATCGAGTTGGCCTGGGGCCGCGTCCGCCGCTGGTACCTGAAGACGTTTCGCAAGGCGTACGTCGTGCGGATGGCCAAGCTCCGCCACGGCGACCCAACCGGCTGTCCGCACGAGGTGCTCGACCCGCGCGATTTGAAGTACTTCCGCAATCAATGCACCGCGTCCTGGCCGGTCTCGGACGATCCATTTCAGTGGCGGGAGCGGGTCCCGTTCGCGCGCTGGGGCCTCTGCGAGTTGCAATTGATGGCGTACCCCCTGGCGCTCGTGACCATTATCGCCGCCAGCACCTTTCGCCGGACCTATGTTCCGTTTTACTTGATCGCGCCCGTCACCTGCGTGATTTGCGGACTCATCGTCTGGTTCTTCCGCGACCCGGAACGAGCGATTCCCCAGGAGCCGAGCCTGTTCGTCTCGCCCGCCGACGGCAAGGTGGTCGACATCACACGGCTGGAATACGACGGCTACATCGACGGCCCGACGGTGCGCATCGGCCTGTTCCTGTCGATCTTCAACGTCCACGTCAATCGCGCACCGGCTGCGGCCCGCGTCACGGCGCTACGTTATTTTCCCGGGCAGTTCATCAGTGCACTCAATCCGGCGAGCGCGGTCGAAAACGAAGCGATGTGGATCGGCATGGAAGAAGAAAAGCCGCCGTATCGCCGCTTCGCCGTGCGGCAGATCGCCGGCCAATTCGCGCGACGCATAGTCTGCGAACTCCGCCCGGGTGAATCCGTCACGCGTGGACACAAGTTCGGCATGATCAAACTCGGCTCGCGCACGGAACTATACTTGCCGGCCACGGAGGGCTTGGAAATTATCGCCCAACTCGGCCAAAAAGTCTGTGCTGGCGCCGACGTGCTGGCGAAGTATCAAACGTAG
- a CDS encoding MlaD family protein — MDERTMQFRVGVMVLATFSITGILVLLFGELPSFFHRRYTVFITFQDGSGVVRDTPIKKSGITIGRVTNVELKEDAGALVTAEIDADRKLMKNEVPRIGSSLIGGDAAISFVKREDLGLPADEIQPGDLLVGEDKVDPTSILSEIEDPVNRTLMSVELAGQEISRLAQRLNRVLASEDDQLSRIVDKAERTLDNLNKSMDNINEITGDPELRANIKQAAADLPKLLADAHATIDEMQVAIGSANRTLKNVESITAPLAERSEEIAAKFDTTLTTLNYALDGVGRFTDRLNDSEGTVAQLLNNPDLYYNLNNTVLNINQLTKDLRPVVGDIRVFTDSLARHPGGVLRDAVRPGAGTKFK, encoded by the coding sequence ATGGACGAACGCACGATGCAGTTTCGGGTCGGCGTGATGGTGCTGGCCACCTTCAGCATCACGGGGATTCTCGTGCTGCTGTTTGGCGAGCTGCCGTCGTTTTTTCATCGCCGCTACACCGTCTTCATCACCTTTCAGGACGGCAGCGGCGTCGTGCGCGATACGCCGATCAAGAAAAGTGGGATCACCATCGGCCGCGTAACCAATGTGGAGCTGAAGGAAGACGCCGGCGCACTAGTCACGGCCGAAATTGACGCGGACCGCAAGCTGATGAAAAACGAGGTGCCCCGCATCGGTAGCTCGCTGATCGGCGGCGACGCGGCAATCTCGTTCGTCAAACGCGAGGATCTGGGCCTGCCGGCGGACGAGATTCAGCCGGGCGATTTGCTGGTCGGCGAAGACAAAGTCGATCCCACGTCGATTCTCAGCGAGATCGAAGACCCGGTGAATCGCACTTTGATGAGCGTCGAGCTCGCCGGGCAGGAAATCAGCCGCCTGGCGCAGCGACTCAATCGCGTGCTGGCGTCGGAGGATGATCAACTTTCGCGGATCGTCGACAAGGCGGAGCGCACGCTCGACAACCTGAACAAGTCGATGGACAACATCAACGAAATCACCGGTGACCCGGAACTTCGCGCGAACATCAAGCAGGCCGCGGCCGATTTACCCAAGCTGCTGGCCGACGCCCACGCCACGATCGACGAGATGCAAGTGGCCATCGGTTCGGCGAATCGAACTTTGAAGAACGTCGAGAGCATCACCGCCCCGCTCGCCGAGCGCAGCGAAGAGATCGCCGCAAAATTCGACACCACGCTGACCACGCTCAACTACGCCCTGGATGGCGTCGGCCGGTTCACCGATCGCCTGAACGATTCCGAAGGCACCGTCGCGCAACTGCTCAACAACCCGGACCTGTACTACAACCTGAACAACACAGTCCTGAACATCAACCAGCTCACCAAGGACCTCCGCCCGGTAGTGGGCGATATTCGAGTGTTCACGGACAGCCTGGCACGCCATCCGGGCGGCGTCCTGCGCGACGCCGTCCGCCCCGGAGCGGGGACGAAGTTCAAATAA
- a CDS encoding ABC transporter ATP-binding protein, producing the protein MPKTRRPTPTDSGEPLITARDVSVVFDGNAVLREIDLEIPRGQTVAIIGESGCGKTVFLKTMIGLVRPTSGEVIFDGRDLTKLNDKQLTAQRLRFGYVFQMAALFDSLTIAQNIAFPLRQNDDVKAGEIDDIVRERLLEVGLAENVLSKKPAELSGGMRKRVGLARALAMNPEVVLYDEPTTGLDPIMSDVINELILRTRKRTGVTGIVVTHDMHSARKVADRIVMFYPLSRLERGEPQIIFDGAPEELDDHPDPRVTQFVRGEAGERLQELERSK; encoded by the coding sequence GTGCCCAAAACCCGCCGTCCAACGCCGACCGACTCCGGCGAGCCGCTGATTACGGCGCGTGACGTGTCCGTCGTGTTTGACGGCAATGCGGTGCTGCGCGAGATCGACCTGGAGATCCCCCGCGGGCAGACGGTGGCGATCATCGGCGAGAGCGGGTGCGGGAAGACGGTGTTTTTGAAGACGATGATCGGCCTCGTGCGTCCCACAAGCGGCGAAGTGATCTTCGACGGCCGCGACTTGACCAAGCTGAATGACAAGCAACTCACCGCACAACGTCTGCGGTTCGGCTACGTTTTCCAGATGGCGGCGCTGTTTGACAGCTTGACCATCGCCCAGAATATCGCGTTCCCATTGCGCCAGAACGACGACGTGAAGGCCGGCGAGATCGACGACATCGTCCGCGAACGCTTGCTCGAGGTCGGACTCGCCGAAAACGTGCTGAGCAAGAAGCCGGCGGAACTCTCCGGCGGCATGCGCAAACGCGTCGGCCTGGCCCGGGCGTTGGCGATGAATCCCGAGGTAGTCCTCTACGATGAGCCGACCACGGGCCTCGACCCGATCATGAGCGACGTCATCAACGAGTTAATCCTCCGCACGCGCAAGCGCACGGGCGTGACCGGCATCGTGGTCACTCACGACATGCACTCCGCCCGCAAGGTGGCCGACCGCATCGTGATGTTCTATCCGCTGTCCCGGCTGGAACGCGGCGAACCGCAAATCATCTTCGACGGCGCCCCGGAAGAACTCGACGATCACCCGGACCCGCGCGTAACGCAATTCGTCCGCGGCGAAGCGGGTGAACGCCTACAAGAATTAGAGAGAAGCAAATAG
- a CDS encoding ABC transporter permease, producing MVALGGLALFGFSTLSWLFTRLPRRETLIPNFYQIGVLSLPVVALTGTFIGMVLAVQSYAQFRVLSLETRLGAVINMSLVRELGPVLAATMLAGRVGSAMAAELGTMKVTEQIDALASMGANPIHYLVVPRFLSCLFLIPTLTIMADFMGVAGGWFYSVVILHIDSHHYWDHSQRFVSLFDLFSGVFKSLFFGAAISVISCHRGFHCDPGAEGVGRAATNSFVASFVVILIIDLLLGILLDAFYFYLWPEGPRII from the coding sequence ATGGTCGCCCTCGGCGGGCTGGCACTGTTTGGTTTCAGCACCTTGTCCTGGCTGTTCACCCGGCTGCCGCGGCGCGAGACGCTGATCCCGAATTTTTATCAGATCGGCGTCCTCAGCTTGCCGGTCGTCGCCTTGACGGGAACGTTCATCGGTATGGTGCTCGCCGTGCAGAGTTATGCCCAGTTCCGCGTGCTCAGCTTGGAGACGCGGCTTGGCGCGGTGATCAATATGTCGCTGGTGCGCGAGTTGGGGCCGGTGTTGGCCGCCACCATGCTGGCCGGACGCGTCGGCAGCGCGATGGCCGCCGAATTGGGCACGATGAAAGTCACCGAGCAGATCGACGCCCTCGCTAGCATGGGGGCGAACCCCATTCATTATCTGGTGGTCCCGCGCTTCCTGAGCTGCCTGTTCTTGATTCCGACGCTGACCATCATGGCCGACTTCATGGGCGTGGCCGGCGGCTGGTTTTACAGCGTGGTGATTCTGCACATCGATTCACACCACTACTGGGACCACTCCCAGCGGTTCGTGAGTCTGTTCGACTTATTCAGCGGCGTCTTCAAGAGCCTGTTCTTCGGCGCCGCGATCTCCGTCATCAGCTGTCATCGCGGCTTCCATTGCGATCCCGGCGCCGAAGGCGTCGGCCGCGCCGCCACCAATTCTTTCGTCGCCTCGTTCGTCGTCATCCTCATCATCGACCTCCTGCTCGGCATCCTGCTCGACGCGTTCTACTTCTACCTCTGGCCAGAAGGGCCAAGGATTATTTGA
- a CDS encoding DUF1501 domain-containing protein, with product MSSSPSRRDFLKTASAATLSALAAGSPRGLHAELTSDVLLPATADAVIVLWMGGGMAATETFDPKRYTPFEPGVESNRILSTFPTIDTAVDNIKFSAGLEKTAAVMDRGTLIRSYRAGDLGFILHSRHQYHWHTGYAPPQTVAAPHIGAWISKTLGPRDPVVPAFIDIGQRFDVGEGEELKAFHQAGFLGTEYGPFLLPYPDQAVNAIRPPGGMSAERFNARYESYRKLIAQSPVAQHGSDYQRESLERSVENAYRLLSSPAAKAFDLSEEPKESYDKYNTGRFGLGCLLARRLVEVGARFIEVTTEYIPFKHWDTHDNGHTRLSELKPEIDAPIAQLILDLEARGLLDRTLVVLASEFSRDMMMEGKPGNQVKDQVEVPDVVNELKYYGMHRHFTDAGCVLMFGGGMKKGFLYGKTADERPCKTIENPIQIEALHATIYRALGIPANHGYEIERRPFYVTKDGLGEPVMELFG from the coding sequence ATGTCCTCCTCCCCCTCTCGCCGTGACTTTCTCAAGACTGCTTCCGCGGCCACTTTGTCCGCGTTGGCGGCCGGTTCGCCGCGCGGGCTGCACGCGGAGTTGACTTCCGATGTGCTGCTGCCCGCCACGGCGGATGCGGTGATCGTGTTGTGGATGGGGGGCGGGATGGCCGCTACCGAGACGTTTGACCCCAAGCGGTACACGCCGTTCGAGCCGGGCGTCGAGTCGAATCGCATTCTCAGCACGTTTCCTACGATCGACACCGCGGTGGACAACATCAAGTTTTCGGCCGGACTGGAGAAGACGGCCGCGGTGATGGATCGCGGGACGTTGATCCGCTCCTACCGCGCCGGCGACTTGGGCTTCATTCTCCACTCGCGTCATCAATATCACTGGCACACCGGTTACGCCCCGCCGCAAACCGTGGCCGCGCCGCACATCGGGGCGTGGATCTCGAAGACGCTCGGCCCGCGCGATCCTGTGGTGCCGGCCTTCATCGATATCGGGCAAAGGTTCGACGTCGGGGAAGGGGAGGAACTCAAGGCCTTTCACCAGGCCGGCTTCCTCGGCACCGAGTACGGCCCCTTCTTGCTGCCGTATCCGGACCAGGCCGTGAACGCGATTCGCCCGCCCGGCGGCATGAGCGCCGAACGCTTCAACGCCCGGTACGAGTCGTATCGCAAGCTCATCGCGCAGAGCCCGGTAGCGCAACATGGCAGCGACTATCAACGCGAGTCGCTGGAGCGGAGCGTCGAAAACGCCTACCGGTTGCTTAGCTCGCCGGCGGCGAAGGCGTTCGACCTAAGCGAGGAGCCGAAGGAAAGCTACGACAAATACAACACCGGCCGCTTCGGGCTCGGCTGCTTGCTCGCGCGGCGATTGGTCGAAGTCGGCGCGCGGTTTATCGAAGTCACCACCGAATACATCCCCTTTAAACATTGGGACACGCACGACAACGGCCACACACGGCTCTCGGAATTGAAGCCCGAGATCGACGCGCCGATCGCGCAATTGATTCTCGACCTCGAAGCCCGCGGGCTGCTCGATCGCACGCTGGTCGTGTTGGCCAGCGAATTCAGCCGCGACATGATGATGGAAGGCAAGCCAGGCAATCAGGTCAAGGATCAGGTCGAAGTGCCGGACGTGGTCAACGAGCTGAAATACTACGGCATGCACCGCCACTTCACCGACGCCGGCTGCGTGCTGATGTTCGGCGGCGGCATGAAAAAGGGCTTCCTCTACGGCAAGACCGCCGACGAACGCCCCTGCAAGACGATCGAAAACCCGATCCAGATCGAAGCCCTCCACGCCACGATCTACCGCGCCCTCGGCATTCCCGCCAACCACGGCTACGAAATCGAACGCCGGCCGTTTTATGTGACGAAGGATGGGCTGGGGGAGCCGGTGATGGAGCTGTTTGGGTAA
- a CDS encoding GxxExxY protein produces MAEGNSELIFKQECFEIVGACFDVYKGMGSGFLEAVYQECLGIEFANRRIPFVPTPELRLSYPGRLLNQTYFPDFLCYEQIIVELKAVTGLANEHRAQAINYLRATNLQLAILVNFGHQPKLEYERLVLTKKSDSQ; encoded by the coding sequence ATGGCTGAAGGCAATAGCGAGTTGATTTTCAAGCAGGAATGCTTTGAGATTGTTGGCGCTTGTTTTGACGTTTACAAAGGCATGGGAAGCGGCTTTTTGGAGGCCGTTTATCAGGAATGTTTGGGGATTGAATTCGCGAATCGAAGAATTCCGTTTGTTCCCACGCCCGAGTTGCGATTGTCCTATCCTGGCCGCCTTCTAAACCAAACGTATTTTCCCGATTTCCTGTGCTACGAACAAATAATCGTCGAGTTGAAGGCGGTCACTGGCTTAGCAAACGAACATCGAGCACAAGCGATCAACTATTTGCGAGCAACGAATCTCCAACTCGCCATACTCGTCAATTTCGGCCACCAACCAAAACTAGAATACGAACGGCTCGTGCTCACCAAGAAGTCTGATTCCCAATGA